TCATGCCAATCTTCTGGATTCACTATTTCAGCTATCTCGTACTAGATAGGGAATGTTGGGTGTTAGCGAGTCCAGCTCAAGGTAGAGCACCGTCTGCATAGTTTTAAGCTCATACAGGTTCGAAGCCCCGACGGTAGACTTGCTATGCAAAGGCGGATGTTTCTTCTGGCATCACATACTCCACTGGCTCGAAGTTTCGCCCGATACCGCTCGAGACGAATATCGATATTGGACACCATGGTCGTCGACTATCTGGGCTCCGAGTTCCAGGCCTTCCGCACCCAAAATATCACAAGTCGTTCCCGGCTTGATAATTCTCAGTCATTGAGTACTTTTACCTCGTTGCCTTCACttcgctgcttttcttcggCCGCTGCTAATGGTAAGGCCGAAACGTCATCAGCGGATTCCGCCACAGAATTTAACGCCGCCACCGTTGCCTCGAAAAAACGACTTTCGATGTTACGAAGACGCCGAAGGCATATCAAAGCATCGAAACAAAAATTATCGAAACAGAAGAACGCCGTGGAGTACGTTCCCATGGTTCCACGAAAACGTGATGCATACTTAGCTTTGTTCGACAGTTTGGCTTCACACCACGCCCTAAGCTGCATTGATGAAGCCCTAGATATACTGCGAAAGCTGGCCAAATCAATTGCTAATTCAGTCGTTCCTTTAATAACTGCTTTTGCCTCTACGTTGCATACCTCAAATTCAAGCCAGGTGCTACAGATACAAATCTTGGAGTTTTTGTTGTCGAccgaacgcaaagcaaaaGAGATACCGAAAGGAGAGGTTGAGTCTACCGGCGCCGGCGAAGAAAGAGAGACTTATTTTAAAAAAGACCACAAATCTGAAGAGACTGGTGCAACGGTAGTCCAGGTGTATAAGCATGCTCGGGAACGtgctttggaacaagagctcCTTTGGAAATCCAAATTCAAAGTGTCGGACCGAGTGGCAATACAGCGATTAAGATTACAGCAGCATCGAGAGAAATCTGACGATGATCTAGAAAAAGATGCCGTGGATTTGGTGGATTTTCTAAAAGATTCTCTAACAGCCCACCAATTCGATATGCTGGCCAAACTCTTCCAAAATTATACTTCGACAAACGATGGCATTGATGAGGACTCTACCGCCAAGAATGGCGAGGAAAGGGAACCCGCTACCTCAAGCAGAAAACGTGTTATGCGCAAGCTGTCGACCAAGCTGGAACGAGCTACCGGTACGCATTTTGCTTTAGTTGCCACCAAAGTTGCAAGTTTCTTCTATATGGATGACATCGAAGTATCGGAAGACGACAAGGTACTAAAGGCAAAGGAGAAATGGAAGTCGCAACGGGACAAATTTGCTGATATTCTATTGCGCTTGCAAGAATTACTTGTGGAATGTATGGAAGAGATACGGTCTGAAATGTCAGCAGCTGGTACCGCTGATCCAAGCCTAGAAAATATTGTTGCTGGGATAAGGAAAAATTCAGACCTTGATCCACCTACCGAGCCAACGACAAAACCTTCTCTACCAAAGATACGACAACATCACCTTGTCTTTGATGCCATGGTGTTGCACGAAGCGACAGAGGAGTGGTACCATACTGACGCTGCAGTTTCCGTTTTCAATTTACGGCCGTCAGAGAATATCGTCTTTGTAGACAATTTACCAATTGATATGTCAATTTCTGAGCTTGAAGATTTGTACCAGCGATGCGGAACGCTGCAGTCGGTGCAGATTTTCAATCAACGTCCTGATCTGGATCCCGGTCCTTTGAATAGAGCTCAATTACGGGATCGCGTAAAGCGTCAGGTGGGAAGCGTTAGTCTACGTCAGAAACGATGGCAGCGACCACGCACACCAGTTTACGGAATTTTACAATTCGAGGACTCTGATGGTTACAGAGCAGCAGTGGACGATTCCCTGCGTACTTTTGGCATCGTAGTTCGCAAACATCCAATGCGCAGTATACGTGCGTCTGAGATGACTCGTCTTTATGTTGAAAGTGTACCAGCGGGTATCCCCGGTATCGATTTCGAGTACATGCTGAGTCAGCTGCTCAAACCGGAAGTGTTCGTTAGCCTTGATGTTGGACAAGACAAGAGTGCCATTGTGGGCAGCTGCGAAATCAAATTTCCTTCCTTCGAGATTGCTTGGGAATCCTATCAAAAGCTACAGGAACTTGAAGTACTTCAACAAAGAAACGAAGGAAGTGGATCTAAATTGACAGAGATAGATCACTGTACTCTTAACTGGATGCGTACACCAAAAGACGCTAAAGGTTGGTGGTCGCGTCACTTGGGATTTGAGTAATCCCATTATGATTAAATAAAGTGACGCTAACAGTTAAACACTCTTATCTCAGCTATTGAACCAGCCCAGAATACCTCCAGACTTTTTTGATTGATTTGCGGCCAGAACTTTATCAACTGCATCCATACTGAAATCTCCCCCAATGCGCTGCCACGCAATATCGTAGAATGTAGGCTTGCAGGGTATTGGGATAGTCATTGGAGGGTCATCTGCCATGACCATTCCGGCATCCAAATCGTTTAACCGAAGCCAGATGGGACGATTGGTCGATGAGGAATGGCTACCAGAAGACAATTCTACGTAGCGTCGAGCTTGCATTCGACAAGTCATTGTCTTTATCTT
This is a stretch of genomic DNA from Phaeodactylum tricornutum CCAP 1055/1 chromosome 17, whole genome shotgun sequence. It encodes these proteins:
- a CDS encoding predicted protein is translated as MVVDYLGSEFQAFRTQNITSRSRLDNSQSLSTFTSLPSLRCFSSAAANGKAETSSADSATEFNAATVASKKRLSMLRRRRRHIKASKQKLSKQKNAVEYVPMVPRKRDAYLALFDSLASHHALSCIDEALDILRKLAKSIANSVVPLITAFASTLHTSNSSQVLQIQILEFLLSTERKAKEIPKGEVESTGAGEERETYFKKDHKSEETGATVVQVYKHARERALEQELLWKSKFKVSDRVAIQRLRLQQHREKSDDDLEKDAVDLVDFLKDSLTAHQFDMLAKLFQNYTSTNDGIDEDSTAKNGEEREPATSSRKRVMRKLSTKLERATGTHFALVATKVASFFYMDDIEVSEDDKVLKAKEKWKSQRDKFADILLRLQELLVECMEEIRSEMSAAGTADPSLENIVAGIRKNSDLDPPTEPTTKPSLPKIRQHHLVFDAMVLHEATEEWYHTDAAVSVFNLRPSENIVFVDNLPIDMSISELEDLYQRCGTLQSVQIFNQRPDLDPGPLNRAQLRDRVKRQVGSVSLRQKRWQRPRTPVYGILQFEDSDGYRAAVDDSLRTFGIVVRKHPMRSIRASEMTRLYVESVPAGIPGIDFEYMLSQLLKPEVFVSLDVGQDKSAIYFNKETKEVDLN